In Ascaphus truei isolate aAscTru1 chromosome 2, aAscTru1.hap1, whole genome shotgun sequence, the genomic stretch gcaatgcttcgcgtgtctaccagatggcataaattcatgaattgtaatgcagtatatatatatatatactgtgcagtattgcagccagcgggaataaaatgcttcaatccctgcctggaaaatacctcaatgcactcgggcagaaaacagtcacaaacctcaatacacccgggtatacccgaattcgtgggactagccgagctcgaataaagtgtgtcgccagtgtactgtatttcaatggtgttttaaatgcaaAGGCAGGAAACCCTTTCTGCCAGTcgggcaatgaatccattaacatgcccatatgttatggatgaatgagcagagggatttttcatctctggacttcaaagggcaaCCTGTTAAGGTGGTACCCCAGTGTctaagagaagtccggagttgaaaagcctcagagactcTAGGTGGTATAagggtggccgggatattgttaagtatcagataccggtgcagtatgggcacttcacacttggtagccaaaccccagacttactgtcgccaggtaagaggttgggccctgtatgctaagtagctcaggtgtgaggttagcacatgctctgtgcaaaccgggaagcaacttctgccctctttgcaaggtactggcaagtctgggataggtggggaaaattattcctACGAGAGTATTGGGTGTATATATTAgatataggacccttaaccctataaaaatgcctgtagccaagtcccagtcagattcatctCAGATTTTACCAAGATACGTCCAAGCTACAGCGTCAGCGTttccagagtgtgaggggttaactacagcgTAACGAAGATTGGCACACCTCTTACAGAATtcatttgagctaaggattcccgaatgaatcctgtaaggacaATACGAAGCTGGGCACGTTGAGagcacctggccctgaatgtTGCAATGTTGTGGGTTAGTGTATAAAAAGTTGGTGAGGGAGACCCTTAGTTAGACTGAAGATAGCTGAAGGAGTTGCAGTAGCTGATAGCTTGGACTTTTAGCTGCAGCTCAAATTTCTGTACAAGAGAGGATTCCAGTGCTGGTGTCAGGCCTGGAGTCCGGGCCAGAAGACATCCTGTGATGGAAGAAGGAACCAGGCGAAATCTCTTGAGGGAGTTCCCGGAACCCAGATTTATAGAGTACCCCAGTTCCTCCCCGTTGTGAGTATGTGTATTGTCTGTTTAtatgtatagttgtggatattcctttttacaataaattaatttgataaactcttGTGTCCCTGTCTGGcgagttgatccctggtattagtcctggtctcccgtgacacgcccATCCTGTTGAACTGCACCGCATACTCAAGCAATACTCCAAACACCGTCAGCCTCagacatgtgtagccaggtcccccttgacaTGCTagcccccccttgcgcactcaccccctccttctggtatgcgagcgcgcgttgttagttgttgctgagttgttagagtgagttcctgttgctgtgctgcctctgtcagtaagaggcacctggaggtctgcaacattgttgcggtagtctgatgcagagctgtgagtctggcagcacaaagcagacagagaaaaccagttggtgactggagcagctaggggaaggaggtagggtgcaggggtctgtgactctctgcactaggccagcaaatcccctaggccccagatagccctgagtcatcttagctgagtattgtagggacaggccctaggttagggaccctgccccattatatatttgctaggagtgtatcacggacattgctcggattgctaagagggagctggactatctccacggaggcccAGCTAGCGTGACTGCGGCCTACTGGCAACAGACAGACCCTAACTAAGgtagagacggtgcggagctgtacggtgatattatccgcgctggaattcaccccacgcgtaggaggatatcccggtggatccaaccccagtgatatagcggcacccgtggctggagctcgggcaggtaacctacaccctcatgtgcaccaacaaggcctatcaccagacatagtggctgcgcagtcacacacacacattggtatatgacttgggagtgcgagacattgggttggggttactggacacagggtgggatcactctttgggaggtagcgtccgccgtgacgcctagaggtggtagcgtccgccgtgacgcctagaggtggtagcgtccgccgtgacgcctagaagtgttagcgcccgccgtggtgcaaattagcgtaagcgtcctgcatggcgcagtaagtgtctcctccaggaagggacacaggttatgcaaactgttgtggttatatgttgtgttgcggaataagtaaagtcccatatatatatattttgtgtgtgagtattgattgtcctgcgaggaactactccccctctgctgggagccatcgcaggtggaggcgctgcatcgttatatGTAAGTTGTCCACAGTAATATTACCCCAGGtaccccgtggcggaagctcagccctcctgtgagccaacaggttatgcaccacaattAGTAACTATGTATGTTtcctgcccccacaccgtgtgatctgcgattgggtgggggaaaccccgttacattttggaggcgctgctgagatcttagacctggggtgccctattcaaaacagatcagcatcatggtaattccctcccgtcaagaggtccacgcgtgggccaccaccgtccgtgaaccacctaGACACGTTGTCGCCgtagggaacgtcccggcgttagtagcggaaactgacatccggaactCTCTGAGCAAGCTCTTAGGGCAAGATAGAgtatggtaccgtggcagggtgttcgactctacttatgATTGGAGTGCCCTACTATTCACCGTCGGGCGGGACATAGGCCCTGAAGCGGCCCGAAtattctagtagcccccgagtgcccaccagaaggatacccccttatatactcggacttgccagtaatacgggaaatgttctcgctcagagcccctcctcaagatccagacgaaccgtccaccagtacctggacaccccgtacccccgtgtccagtaccccaaactgggttgaccgtccccaacccaaagtctcctttaccccaagctcCCTCCCGGAAGCCAGTAGTTGGGCTGATTGCCCCCCCTCTCCATCCGACACCGTACCCCACGAGGTAAACTCCCGGCCTATCAGGGAGAGagcaacgaacgaaggttccataatgggggtgacgttaccccaattcgtagaagccctcaCTGTGGCCTCCCAATCTCAAAGCTACCGGAAgcttaaggccttctctggaatacttccaataccccagggagaggaagggatagacctttggagggagaatgccgtaaaagtagtagaggaatggtcgtgcactgacacggTTAAGCGGCAGCGCATTATGGAATGCCTCAGACCCCCTGCGTCTACTatgttgaccatccacagggaccaacacccagagttgacagcgttggaaatggtggcgtttCTGTTAGAAGCATACGGGCTAGCCGAAGACGAAGGAGCGCTCTGGACAAAGTACTTCcatctttatcagaaggaaggggaagacttgtcggcttttatccaccgcctacagctggtcctcgggatcctactcaatcgtaagctggtctccgcctcggggatggatgaagctctccataagcagtatctgcggggatcaagccccactcaccccatagccaacatgctccgcagcaagataatggacgggggcccctacaagttcaccgagttgctgcggcaagtgaaactacaggaggctcatgttatgctacactccaCCGCTACACCTAAGAGCCCCTCTGCatccaaaggaaagggctctacggaaaagaaggaagagtctgctgccttgtccaaggggtacaaaccaagaccccccgaccgaccaccttccccatccacgagtcgcccggaaagccgcccggttgtatgctataactgcggtaagaagggtcacGTACTCCGTAACTGTCCAGAAAAAGAAGGTCATCCTgaggaacacccttccgatagaGGGAAATCAGCCAGAActatggtctgcagtgtaccgatggcagaagctgaccccgaactccctcattctggaaccccggatgccccttctgacgctggccccagtgatgacgcctcacccggtgaagcttgcagtcaagtgggccctgcggccatcgtgcccgtggtactagaagggatatacgcctcggccctattggacacagggtcacaagtaaccataatatatcgcaagttctattatcagcaccttcaacactgcccactaaggccggccgaacatatgaaggttagggggttaagtaatgaagactaccccatcgatgggattgtaagggtccagctggacatactccaactgaacaccggcaagaagcaccccatgcaggtagcggccatggtatgcccggagccccaagaccattgcaagtacccaatcatcttgggaaccaatgcggacatagtacaagctataatccgagcctacttgaaagagaccaacgagttgccgctggccgattcgctcctagaccccatcttacgagaagagtgccaccgggtatatgccttggagcgtcatggggacctctacaatcgtcaacgaggactgacgaccatattaccaggggagtgcaaaagatggccgtctggtgttgttatcccgaccgagacAAGAGCGACCAattgttctcgctggagagtgagcctgaagaagaagaggttcagcgagggtatagagtactacccgaagtgagggaatggacggctaagatccccattcgaacccacgtgtatgtgcagaatctctccccctttccgatggagtttgatgtcgaccagaagttgggatgtATATAcccggtcagcccggtgggagccacgcctcaggtgaaggcggcggccgcgcatgagcgggtagtcgatctggacttcaacttcggcgagtcaaCACTGTCCACAGAGTGGAAGGAACAGTTGACCACCCAGCtgctgcaacgacgacatgtgttctccacgagcgagatggatgtggggtgcagccgcagtgcccaacataccattcggatgagtgatgccactccgttccgggaatgttctcgtcgcatcgcccctcaggatgtggacgatgtgaggaacgccatacaagacatgaaaaccgctgggattgtgacggaatcacgaggacctaacgcgtcgcccatagtggtggtgcggaaaaagaacgggtccgtacgactgtgtatcgactatcgaacactgaacaatcgcacgatcccggatcaatacaaccttccgcgcatcgaagagatcctgaatgcgctgaatggaagtcactggtttagcgtgctcgatctccgatcagggtactatcaggtgcccatgactgcggaagaccaggagaaaacagctttcgtctgccccctgggattctatcaattcacccgtatgccccaaggtatatgtggggcgcctgctacgttccaaaggttgatggaaaagactatcggggacatgattccccgggagtgtctggtgtacctggatgatatcatcgtcttcggaaggactctggaagagcacgaagagcgattgtttaaggtgatcgaccgtctggggaacgaaggtttgaaattatccctagacaagtgccgattttgccatacctcggtgacctacgtggggcacatagtgtccgccaaagagatcgccaccgaccctgccaaggtagaggccgtagtgaactggcctcgcccagagaacgtcacagagctgcgatccttcctggggttctgtggatattaccgccgcttcgtggaagtgtactcgagcaaggctaaacccctgaacaatctgttgaaaatatacccttcagagaccgggaagaaggctgtatcggcccgccaaccgttcggagacaaatggacctctgagtgtgagcaggccttcctgaaactgaagaagtgtctgaccgaagcgcccgtacttgcttatgcggatcccgaacagccatacgtcttgcatgtggatgccagtctaaatggactaggcgccgtcctgcaccagaagcacccggagggtctgcggcctgtagcttacatcagccgcagcttgacacccagtgagcagagataccccgtccacaagttggagtttctggctctcaagtgggctatcaccgagaagctccacgattacctgtacggtgtcaccttcgaggtaaggacggataacaatcccctcacgtacatcaatacgtcggccaaattagatgcagcaggccaccgatggcaggctgccctcagtaactacagcttctccttgaagtataagccgggaccattgaatattggggcggacgccctctcccgaaggccaggactactcgctaccccagatgatgaggaatgggaagaacttcccgtTCCCCGGAGcgcgggctatgtgtaaaactgccgccatagttaatgaccaagtggccttctccgaattacgagtggccgattccttgggatgccagtcgcaggctgtccccgccacctactgcgacccaaaagggatgcacctcacgcacgacaaggtgttccggtggaaagatctggtagactaccaaatacgagatccggTTGCTAGTATCATCCGGCATGCTGTTGAAAagaggaacccagcccttctgaaacgcgcgcccaatgacttggtggccttgctcatgcgagaatgggacaaatttgaaatagacaattgcttgctatatcgggtggtgcaataccacaaccacccggataggagacaactagtcctccctaagaacttacaatacctggtgttgaagtccctacatgatgatcatggacatcttggtatagacaagacttttgggttagtcagagatcgctttttctggcccaagatgcgagaagcCGTTGAACAccactgtcgccgctgtactcggtgtattcagcgcaagaccctacctactcgagccgcccccatgggtcatctaaaaagttctggtcctatggacctcgtgtgtatggactttctgtgtattgagcctgatagccggggaatatgcaacgtgctagtCATCACCgaccattacactcggtatgctcaagccttccctactaaagaccagaaagccatcaccgtggcgaagatattatgggaaaagtactttgtacattacggccttcctaaccgccttcactctgaccaaggaagggatttcgagagtacattgatcagggaactgctcaaaatgttgaacattgccaaatcccgaacgaccccgtatcaccccgaaggggatgtgCTACCCGAGCgttttaatcggaccttactagatatgctcggaacactacagagtgctcagaaatcggagtggagtcgacacgtggaagccttggtgcatgcatataattgcacaagacacgagtcaactgggttctccccatacttcctcatgtttgggagagaggcgaggttaccagtggatgtgcgtcttagagtctcaacggatggggtacataatgctacccacttcaaatatgtgcaacgactcaaagacagcttgcagcaggcctatcaacaagcgGAAAAGTCCACCGCTAAGCTGAATGCGGGTAACAAACGGCGAtatgatcataaggtcaaatatcgggaactccGTCCTGGGGATGCGGTGTTGCTTCGCAATCTCGGggtcccgggaaaacacaaattggctgaccgatggagagatggagtgtatgaaattgaatcccagatgcctggcctcccggtctatcgcatcaaagacactgatggccgggtaaaggtatggcaccgtaatcatctccttcccatcccacaagtggaagatgaagagacagagatattggccacaccgctcaacggtgagcccgatGTATCAGggttgggtcaagagactgtcgatAACGAGACCAACCCTGAAACTTtgcaagatcctatggaaggaccctctcaaatgGACTTCCCCGCAatgggggcatctcccggaggagctacgggtaaagggccccgtaggccaacgcctactaaggtggcacccacaggccagcctttggacccacagagcccgagctttgtgcctacagagacaattctcccctcaagggaagaggccgaGACTCAGGACTATGTGTACTACTCCCCTGAGGGAATCgcagaagaacaactccgacggagccAACGCAtccggtaccctccaactcgggtcacctactatcaaatgggggcaccccattatgaggctcagcagtgttctcggagcaggatccaatctgtgattgtgatgctcacggaattgtgcaatattgtttagagttgggcatgtgctaagttatatgatctgatgcatttttattatataatttatgtatgggttgagttatttatcccaagcgaggtcgttggggtttttcaccagggggaggatgtagccaggtcccccttgacaTGCTagcccccccttgcgcactcaccccctccttctggtatgcgagcgcgcgttgttagttgttgctgagttgttagagttagttcctgttgctgtgctgcctctgtcagtaagaggcacctggaggtctgcaacattgttgcggtagtctgatgcagagctgtgagtctggcagcacaaagcagacagagaaaaccagttggtgactggagcagctaggggaaggaggtagggtgcaggggtctgtgactctctgcactaggccagcaaatcccctaggccccagatagccctgagtcatcttagctgagtattgtagggacaggccctaggttagggaccctgccccattatatatttgctaggagtgtatcacggacattgctcggattactaagagggagctggactatctccacggaggcccagctagcgtgactgcggcttactggcagcagacagaccctaactaaggtagagacggtgcggagctgtacggtgatattatccgcgctggaattcaccccacgcgtaggaggatatcccggtggATCCTACCCCAgtgatatagcggcacccgtggctggagcccgggcaggtaacctacaccctcatgtgcaccaacaaggcctatcaccagacatagtggctgcgcagtcacacacacattggtatatgacttgggagtgcgagacattgggttggggttactggacacagggtgggatcactctttgggaggtagcgtccgccgtgacgcctagaggtggtagcgtccgctgtgacgcctagaggtggtagcgtccgccgtgacgcctagaagtgttagcgcccgccgtggtgcaaattagcgtaagcgtcctgcatggcgcagtaagtgtctcctccaggaagggacacaggttatgcaaactgttgtggttatatgttgtgttgcggaataagtaaagtcccatatatatatattttgtgtgtgagtattgattgtcctgcgaggaactactccccctctggtgggagccatcgcaggtggaggcgctgcatcgttatacGTAAGTTGTCCACAGTaatattaccccaggttccccgtggcggaagctcagccctcctgtgagccaacaggttatgcaccacaattagtaaccatgtatgtttcctgcccccacaccgtgtgatctgcgattgggtgggggaaaccccgttacacatgctattaattttattgtaattttatttAGGGAAAACAGCAGCTCAGATGCTTATAAATTCAGATACACATATCCGATGCATAGAAATTAATATTCCCATATCAGATGCACAGGGCCTTATTCTGTGAGCCTATTACACCGATAGCACAATTTAATTCAATGGGGTTTTCCGTGCTGTAGGACTGGATCAGCACTATAGCAGCGTAAAGAATAAGGGCCCTAGTCTTATAGACCAGTggttctcaacgccagtcctcaacagtcaccaacaggtcaggttttaaggatattcctgctttagaacaggtggctcaatcaaaatgactgagccattgatctttaaaacctgacctgttggaggagtggagttgagaagCCTTTttaaagaccatacaaaatgtgACAATGTCTGCCTCATGTTGAGAAGATTTAGTTACATTGTTAGTGTATTTTGAGAATGCATATACTTTCTTGGTTAGATTTATTAAACTCTATGGCTTCTTGCTGCTGCTTCCTTGGATGATTTCTCAGGGTAAGAGGGCATTGATTGAAATGTAACAAGTGGCTACCAGCAGACATGAGGTTCCTTGCTTGGTGTCACACCACATAGACTTCCACTTCACACAGGGTGAGATACTCTTCGCGTCCAGGAATAACCACACTGACATAACGACCCTCCATCCCCTTGCAGCAAAGATTAATTTTGGGGTTTGAAATGTCATTGATCGTTCCACATCTGGGGAAGAAGAAAAGAACAGGATATGTAAAGAACAGAAACAAATATTTGAAGTAAAATAGACTCATTAAAGAAAGATTACTGGTCTTATCTATAAGCCCCAAAACAATACTGTAGTTGCTGCGGATAAATCCTTGGGAAAGGCAGCAGCGAGGTTCAAAATGTTGATCTGCAATAAAATCATAATTATATCAAGAGTGACCATTCTTTTGATATTCCATTCTAGCTGTCCTCTAGAACATCCGATAACATACTCCATGTTTCCAGATTTTCCCATCTTCTATCGAGTTATACCACCTGTCCGTATGCacattattactgcagcctgtggGATATGTGGCATCTTCTATAACAAACTCTGTACAGTTTGATTCTTTAGATAAAACAGCAATTAGTCAATTTCTGTACATGGAAgggttttctctgtctgtgtaATGGCCCTGTGACCACCGTGCATAGCCGGTGGCAAAGGAGATAACctgtattcatatttatattaccaaTATACCTTTATCATCATGGAGAAAATATAGAAAGTAGGACAAAGGAAGGAGCATGCTGGTACTCACACAGGGTTCTTGTTGTCTGCAGAGTTTCCGACACGGACCTCTGCCCCTTTCAGACGCTCACTGCAGCAGTCCTGCCTGTTCGTTACAACAATTGTATCtatcttatagctctgcttcagaTCCAGCTTCCACCAGGGATCTTTCTCATTGTTGGTGTGGGTGCAGGGTTGTGCACTGAATATACCCGTTTTGTAGCCATCAATAGCTCGATCAGCAGTAGCCGATTGATAATTGATGAAAGTGGAGCTTTGACTGACTTCTACCAATCTTGCTAAATTCGGTGCTAAATAAGGAAACAGGTTAGTTTAGACTGGTAACTATTCCAACAGAAGACAGGGACAGACAAAATACACACGGAGCTGGGACTGATGTAGTAGCTTTATTGGTAAAGGACTTCAATTATTTTGCCCGCAGCCCGAGAAACCTTTTACAGATGGAATTATATCTGTGAGATTATTTTTATATGCAGAAAATCTCGTGATTAGCCCTAGTAGTCTTCTCCATCAAGAACCAGGCTTAACTTttgtaaacattttattttaaaagatcATTGATTT encodes the following:
- the LOC142475522 gene encoding pentraxin fusion protein-like, producing the protein MKFLVLLFAYAVSGWAQSCSPQPGAPNLARLVEVSQSSTFINYQSATADRAIDGYKTGIFSAQPCTHTNNEKDPWWKLDLKQSYKIDTIVVTNRQDCCSERLKGAEVRVGNSADNKNPVCGTINDISNPKINLCCKGMEGRYVSVVIPGREEYLTLCEVEVYVV